A section of the Nitrospira sp. genome encodes:
- the mobC gene encoding plasmid mobilization relaxosome protein MobC — MAEDRHTPFSPFSVRFTSEEREQLDRAAAGMPLGAFLRSLIFDEDLLKKRRKPRKSPVKDHQVLARLQAELGQSRLANNLNQLAKAANCGSLEVSPDTEKALLSACADIRAMRQMLMEGLGIDPVTGSGSGP, encoded by the coding sequence ATGGCCGAAGACCGTCATACCCCTTTTTCGCCGTTCTCGGTGCGCTTCACATCCGAGGAACGGGAACAGCTTGACCGCGCTGCGGCGGGCATGCCGCTGGGGGCATTTCTGCGATCCCTCATCTTTGACGAGGATTTGCTTAAAAAGCGGCGCAAACCCCGTAAAAGCCCGGTCAAGGATCATCAGGTCCTGGCCCGCCTTCAGGCCGAACTGGGCCAATCCCGCCTAGCCAATAACCTCAATCAGCTCGCCAAGGCCGCCAATTGCGGTTCCCTGGAGGTTTCCCCGGATACCGAGAAAGCCCTTCTGAGCGCCTGCGCCGATATCCGGGCCATGCGCCAGATGTTGATGGAGGGCCTTGGGATTGATCCTGTGACCGGGTCAGGGAGCGGGCCATGA
- a CDS encoding toll/interleukin-1 receptor domain-containing protein — MTHQPEFAVTNIITSNDKEIPQDTLIKVGLGSVPGTVSIHVQLPGQNDWRVYTDLPIVGGKVVLPVKLVFLCHAKEDVSFVRNLAAKLLQDGFICWFDEKALLPGDHWKSKIDRAIDQSDFVIVFLSSNSVNKIGYVQREIKYALEKQKLRPEGARYIIPLIINDCKIPMSFEDIHWLRVEPNEEWYLTLKTSLDTH, encoded by the coding sequence ATGACGCATCAGCCTGAATTTGCGGTTACAAATATAATCACCTCCAATGACAAAGAGATACCACAGGATACTTTAATTAAAGTTGGGCTTGGTTCAGTGCCCGGTACGGTAAGCATCCATGTGCAGTTACCCGGTCAGAACGATTGGCGAGTATATACTGATCTTCCCATTGTGGGAGGGAAGGTGGTACTTCCGGTGAAATTGGTGTTCCTCTGTCATGCGAAGGAAGATGTAAGTTTCGTGAGAAATCTTGCAGCGAAACTCCTCCAGGACGGATTTATTTGCTGGTTTGACGAAAAGGCGCTATTACCAGGGGATCACTGGAAATCAAAAATTGACCGTGCCATTGATCAGTCCGACTTTGTGATTGTGTTTCTCTCTTCTAATAGTGTGAATAAGATAGGATATGTCCAGCGTGAGATTAAATATGCTCTAGAAAAGCAAAAGTTAAGGCCAGAGGGGGCCAGATATATCATTCCACTCATCATTAATGACTGTAAAATTCCTATGAGCTTTGAGGATATTCACTGGCTTCGGGTTGAACCAAATGAGGAATGGTATCTCACCCTCAAAACATCCCTGGATACTCACTAA